In Xanthomonas sp. SI, the following are encoded in one genomic region:
- a CDS encoding diguanylate cyclase yields MTRLCRCSRWLLLLCLCVAEAAFAQHVHLQRLPADPPAAEVVTGAHLAQLQDGAHGSALYEPLKTPTWWRVRADRAIGSDGDPQLVLQAPYLTQVEAWVPGQATPTRHALYGADADLRYSTRALVIALPHGLPQGASVWLRVHAPAAVPMPVSIAPLAQVHRDDLHYVGWRAFIIGSTAVLAILAIALWARLRERVYGYFTANVLCVLLYLLGIGGEARVVPGLDVLFASSPAPIRIVAALGGFFIINFQRRQLEMYRHLPRLDRVLRACAIFLLCIAAACVVSTASWLSLLGNLTLIVSAMLLLPCSLLLALRGQRYAWHLLASWAPLLAFCVLRCLELSGWLRLDQATPWVAHGISLALAISCLLVTIGLAEQMLELRRDRDRVNRLATVDGLTGMLTRAAMQQRLAQAMLDATAAAQPLAVAYVDIDHFKRINDVHGHGAGDDCLRWVAACARARLRSTDTLGRQGGDEMLVLMPGATLAAAQRVAEDIRRHLHEQPLQRGGQTLSCTLSVGVAQWQQGESIESLLQRADAALYASKAAGRNRVSVSPITSIHEESPP; encoded by the coding sequence ATGACGCGTTTGTGCCGTTGCTCGCGCTGGCTGCTGTTGCTGTGCCTGTGCGTGGCCGAAGCCGCGTTCGCGCAGCATGTGCACTTGCAACGCCTGCCGGCCGATCCGCCCGCCGCCGAGGTGGTGACGGGGGCGCATCTGGCGCAATTGCAGGACGGTGCGCATGGCAGCGCCCTGTACGAGCCGCTGAAGACGCCGACCTGGTGGCGCGTCCGCGCCGACCGCGCGATCGGCAGCGACGGCGATCCGCAACTGGTGCTGCAGGCGCCGTATCTGACCCAGGTGGAAGCCTGGGTGCCGGGCCAGGCCACGCCGACCCGGCACGCGCTGTACGGCGCCGACGCCGACCTGCGCTATTCGACCCGCGCGCTGGTCATCGCGCTGCCGCACGGCCTGCCGCAGGGCGCCTCGGTGTGGCTGCGGGTACACGCGCCGGCGGCGGTCCCGATGCCGGTGTCGATCGCACCGCTGGCGCAGGTGCACCGCGACGACCTGCACTACGTCGGCTGGCGCGCCTTCATCATCGGCTCGACCGCGGTGCTGGCGATCCTGGCGATCGCGCTGTGGGCGCGGCTGCGCGAACGGGTCTACGGCTATTTCACCGCCAACGTCCTGTGCGTGCTGCTGTACCTGCTGGGCATCGGCGGCGAAGCGCGGGTGGTGCCGGGCCTGGACGTGCTGTTCGCTTCCTCGCCAGCGCCGATACGGATCGTGGCGGCGCTGGGCGGCTTCTTCATCATCAATTTCCAGCGCCGGCAGCTGGAAATGTACCGGCATCTGCCGCGGCTGGACCGGGTGCTGCGGGCCTGCGCCATCTTCCTGCTGTGCATCGCCGCGGCCTGCGTGGTCTCGACGGCGTCCTGGCTGAGCCTGCTCGGCAACCTCACGCTGATCGTCAGCGCCATGTTGCTGCTGCCGTGCTCGCTGCTGCTGGCCTTGCGCGGGCAGCGCTATGCCTGGCACCTGCTGGCGTCGTGGGCGCCGCTGCTGGCGTTCTGCGTGCTGCGCTGCCTGGAGCTGAGCGGATGGCTGCGCCTGGACCAAGCCACGCCCTGGGTGGCGCACGGCATCAGCCTGGCGCTGGCCATTTCGTGCCTGCTGGTGACGATCGGCCTGGCCGAGCAGATGCTGGAACTGCGCCGCGACCGCGACCGGGTGAACCGGCTGGCGACGGTGGACGGCCTCACCGGCATGCTGACCCGCGCGGCGATGCAGCAGCGCCTGGCACAGGCGATGCTGGACGCCACGGCCGCCGCGCAGCCGCTGGCCGTGGCCTATGTCGACATCGACCACTTCAAGCGCATCAACGACGTGCATGGTCACGGTGCCGGCGACGACTGCCTGCGCTGGGTCGCCGCCTGCGCCCGCGCGCGCCTGCGCAGCACCGACACGCTCGGCCGCCAGGGCGGCGACGAAATGCTGGTGTTGATGCCGGGCGCCACGCTCGCCGCGGCGCAGCGCGTGGCCGAAGACATCCGCCGGCATCTGCACGAACAGCCGCTGCAGCGCGGCGGGCAGACGCTGTCATGCACGCTGAGCGTCGGCGTGGCCCAATGGCAGCAGGGCGAGAGCATCGAGTCGCTGCTGCAGCGCGCCGACGCCGCGCTCTACGCCAGCAAAGCCGCCGGCCGAAACCGGGTCAGCGTATCCCCGATCACGTCCATCCACGAGGAGTCGCCGCCATGA
- the eat gene encoding ethanolamine permease, translating into MCAMTIDKLKPTLGTLHLWGIAVGLVISGEYFGWSYGWGAAGTLGFLVTTVLVAVMYTCFIFSFTELTTAIPNAGGPFAYSLRAFGTAGGMIAGIATLIEFVFAPPAIAMAIGAYLNVQFPTLDPRLAAVGAYAIFMTLNILGVGIAATFELIVTVLAVIELLVFMGVVAPGFSVANFARGGWAGSDTFSLAAVGGIFAAIPFAIWFFLAIEGAAMAAEEAKDPRRTIPRAYIAGILTLVTLAFGVMIMAGGVGDWRTLSNINDPLPQAMKAVVGHNSTWLHMLVWIGLFGLVASFHGIILGYSRQFFALARAGFLPHGLARLSRFRTPHRAILAGGVVGVAAIYSDGLVQVQGMSLTAAMITMSVFGAIVMYIMSMLSLFKLRRAEPQLERSYRAPGYPLVPALALLLALVCLAAMVWFNALLALVFLGLMLLGAGCCALSLRGNGGIVAAEASGEA; encoded by the coding sequence ATGTGCGCAATGACGATCGACAAGCTCAAACCCACCCTCGGCACCCTGCACCTGTGGGGCATCGCCGTGGGCCTGGTGATCTCCGGCGAATACTTCGGCTGGAGCTATGGCTGGGGCGCCGCCGGCACGCTCGGCTTCCTGGTCACCACCGTGCTGGTGGCGGTGATGTACACCTGTTTCATCTTCAGCTTCACCGAACTGACCACCGCCATTCCCAACGCCGGCGGTCCGTTCGCCTACAGCCTGCGCGCGTTCGGCACTGCCGGCGGGATGATCGCCGGCATCGCCACGCTGATCGAGTTCGTGTTCGCGCCGCCGGCGATCGCGATGGCGATCGGCGCCTACCTCAACGTGCAGTTCCCGACCCTGGACCCGCGCCTGGCCGCGGTCGGCGCCTATGCCATCTTCATGACCTTGAACATCCTCGGCGTCGGCATCGCCGCCACCTTCGAGCTGATCGTCACCGTGCTGGCGGTGATAGAGCTGCTGGTGTTCATGGGCGTGGTCGCGCCGGGCTTCAGCGTGGCCAACTTCGCGCGCGGCGGCTGGGCCGGGTCGGACACCTTCAGCCTGGCGGCGGTCGGCGGCATCTTCGCCGCGATCCCGTTCGCGATCTGGTTCTTCCTGGCGATCGAGGGCGCGGCGATGGCCGCCGAGGAAGCCAAGGACCCCAGGCGCACCATCCCGCGCGCCTACATCGCCGGGATCCTGACCCTGGTGACGCTGGCGTTCGGGGTGATGATCATGGCCGGCGGCGTCGGCGACTGGCGCACCCTGTCCAACATCAACGATCCGCTGCCGCAGGCGATGAAGGCGGTGGTCGGGCACAACTCGACCTGGCTGCACATGCTGGTGTGGATCGGCCTGTTCGGCCTGGTGGCCAGCTTCCACGGCATCATCCTGGGCTATTCGCGGCAGTTCTTCGCGCTGGCGCGCGCCGGCTTCCTGCCGCACGGCCTGGCCAGGCTGTCGCGCTTCCGCACCCCGCACCGGGCGATCCTGGCCGGCGGCGTGGTCGGCGTGGCGGCGATCTACAGCGACGGGCTGGTGCAGGTGCAGGGCATGTCGCTGACCGCGGCGATGATCACCATGTCGGTGTTCGGCGCGATCGTCATGTACATCATGAGCATGCTCAGCCTGTTCAAGCTGCGCCGCGCCGAACCGCAGCTGGAACGCAGCTACCGCGCGCCCGGCTATCCGCTGGTGCCGGCGCTGGCGTTGCTGTTGGCACTGGTGTGCCTGGCGGCGATGGTGTGGTTCAACGCGCTGCTGGCGCTGGTATTCCTGGGCCTGATGCTGCTCGGTGCCGGCTGCTGCGCGCTGAGCCTGCGCGGCAACGGCGGCATCGTCGCCGCCGAGGCCAGCGGCGAGGCATGA